AAGAACCAGTTCAAGGTCCTTCAGGCCAAGGACGGGGAGGAAGCCTGTCAAATCTTCCTCAACGAAATCGGTCCGGAGAAGCTCGTCGTAAAGTCCAAGTCGAACCTCTCGAAGGAGATCGGCCTCACCCCTTTTCTTGCCCAGCGGGGCATCGAGGTGATTGAGACCGACATTGGCGATAGGATCAACCAACTGATCGGCGGCCGGTCGTCCCACTATACCGGCCCCATCGTCCATCTGACCCGCTACGAGATCGCCGAGATCCTATCGAAGCATCTGGGCCGAGAGATACCTCCCGTGCCCGAAGAGGAGATGCAGGCGGTCCGCGAGGACATCGAAGGCTACCTCCAAAAGGCAAAGATCGGCATCACCGGAGCCAATGCCATTGCCGCTAAAGAAGGGGCGATCCTGATCGTCCATAACGAAGGGAACGTGACCCGGGTCAGGACCCGTTCGAAACATCTCATCCTTGCTTCCATCGACAAGATCTATCCGGACATCCAACAGGCCCTTCGGATGGCCAAGCTGGAGACCTTTCTCGCCACCGGTTCCCTCTTTCCCTCCTTCATCGACATCGTCGGAGGAAGGTCGAAATCCTCTGATGTGGAGAAGATCCCCTTCTTCGGGATGCATGAGCCAAAGGAAGTGGTGGTAGTCCTGCTTGACAATGGCCGGAGCGAGCTCCTCGAAAAGGGGGGCGCCTTTTCCGACCTTCTCTACTGCATCGGTTGCGGAAACTGCCTCCTCCATTGCCCCACCTATAATGCCATCGGCCCCTCCTTCGGAGCCGATGGCATGTTGGGGGGAAGGGGGGCGGCCCTCTCCTGTCTCTTCAAAGGGGTGAGGCAGGGGGTAGAAGACGGCCTCTACCTCTGCACCACCTGTGGGCTTTGCGGAGAGGTCTGCCCTGTCGGAATCGATGCCGGAAAGAGGTTAAAGGACCTGAGGCGTTCAAGCTTGAACCATCCGGAGGTATCCAAAGAACTCGATGAGGTCAGCCGCCTTCAATCGACGATCGATCGATACGGGACACCTTACGCCGAGGTGGGACGGGCCAAATTTACCTCTCCGACGGATAAAGCTCCTGTCGTCCTTTATGTGGGCTGCGTGGGCTTGACCACCGAAACCGAAACGACGGGGAAGATGATCGAATTGCTTCAAATGCTGGGCATCGACTTCACCCTCATCGACGAGGTCTGCTGTGAGGCCGTCAAAGAAGATACGGGCTCCAGTTGCAACCCCGAGCGAATCCAGCAGAACGTTACCAAGATCAAGGAGGCGGGCGGCAAGGAGGTCCTCTTCCTCTGCCCCACCTGCCTCAAGACCTTTGTCGAATATGAGAAGGTCCATCCCACCGGTCTCATCCTCAAACCCTTTCTCTCCTTCCTCCGGGAAAACTTCGATTTCAGGGCCTCCGATGGCGATTCGTCGAAGGTGACCTACCACGACCCCTGCCATCTGGGTCGGGGACTGGGTTCTTTTGATGGGGCGAGAGAATTGTTAAAGGGGATCGGGGTTGAAGTTTTCGAAATGGAGCATCACCACCGGGAGTCTCTCTGCTGCGGAGCTGGAGGGGGCGTGCGTGGGTTCTATCCGAAGTTTTCCCGCGACATGGCTCGAAGAAGGGTGAAAGAG
This portion of the Thermodesulfobacteriota bacterium genome encodes:
- a CDS encoding LUD domain-containing protein produces the protein LNLPLYEDFEEAKEEIKKVRRTSLGNRALLEEAIDRFKKNQFKVLQAKDGEEACQIFLNEIGPEKLVVKSKSNLSKEIGLTPFLAQRGIEVIETDIGDRINQLIGGRSSHYTGPIVHLTRYEIAEILSKHLGREIPPVPEEEMQAVREDIEGYLQKAKIGITGANAIAAKEGAILIVHNEGNVTRVRTRSKHLILASIDKIYPDIQQALRMAKLETFLATGSLFPSFIDIVGGRSKSSDVEKIPFFGMHEPKEVVVVLLDNGRSELLEKGGAFSDLLYCIGCGNCLLHCPTYNAIGPSFGADGMLGGRGAALSCLFKGVRQGVEDGLYLCTTCGLCGEVCPVGIDAGKRLKDLRRSSLNHPEVSKELDEVSRLQSTIDRYGTPYAEVGRAKFTSPTDKAPVVLYVGCVGLTTETETTGKMIELLQMLGIDFTLIDEVCCEAVKEDTGSSCNPERIQQNVTKIKEAGGKEVLFLCPTCLKTFVEYEKVHPTGLILKPFLSFLRENFDFRASDGDSSKVTYHDPCHLGRGLGSFDGARELLKGIGVEVFEMEHHHRESLCCGAGGGVRGFYPKFSRDMARRRVKEAEEVKADILLTDCLSCKHNLRQGVPFDAKLKVMTTPEYLLERLKRGEIHASPR